The Takifugu flavidus isolate HTHZ2018 chromosome 21, ASM371156v2, whole genome shotgun sequence genome has a window encoding:
- the LOC130518415 gene encoding glutamate receptor ionotropic, kainate 5-like, with amino-acid sequence MPALPALLLSYVFIPLLTVAPLPFAWADTPAALRMAAILDDQSLCGRGERLALALARENANSLMEGSSQSRVEVDIYELKNDSQYTTTDTMCQILPKGVVSVIGPASSPASSSAVSHICGEKEIPHVKIGPEETPKLPYLRFASVTLHPSNEDLSLAIGSILRSFGYPTTSIICAKAECLLRLEELVQSFLISRETLSVRMLDDSLDPTPLLKEIRDDKVATIIIDANASVSYRILKKANELGMMSAFYKYILTTMDFPLLWLDNVVGDQSNVLGFSMLNSSHVFYLDFIRSLNLSWREGCRINPYPGPALSSALMFDAVHVVVNAVRQLNRSQEIGVKPLSCTSPLIWQHGTSLMNYLRMVEHDGLTGHIEFNSRGQRTNYTLRILERHPGGHKEIGTWFSNNTLVMNSTSLDLNASETLANKTLTVTTILENPYVMRKSNHQDFQGNDQYEGFCVDMLRELADILKFSFKIKLVDDGLYGAPEPNGSWTGMVGELINRKADLAVAGFTITSEREKVIDFSKPFMNLGISILYRVHLGRKPGYFSFLDPFSPAVWLFMLLAYLAVSCVLFLAARLSPYEWYNPHPCLRERRDILENQYTLGNSLWFPVGGFMQQGSEVMPRALSTRCVSGVWWAFTLIIISSYTANLAAFLTVQRMEAPIESPDDLADQTNIQYGTIHGGSTMTFFMNSRYQTYQRMWNYMYSKQPSVFVKSTEEGIARVLNSRYAFLMESTMNEYYRSLNCNLTQIGGLLDTKGYGIGMPLGSPFRDEITLGILQLQESNRLEILKRRWWEGGQCLREEDHRAKGLGMENIGGIFVVLICGLIIAVFVAIMEFVWSTRRSAETDEVSVCQEMLSEFRNAVCCKKSSRSRRRRPLTGAGVGVLRHPSRLALAAPRPIRLVRDMRFSNGKLYGGAGRLSGTPRGVGGADLGPGPQKLLEEPMCVNATGSALTPPLPTLVAPPMLPRGFLQGCSHVRICQECRRIQNLRPTALTPPPPPPPSSSSSTSSCSRVPASATHTAATACTTTTPPSRLHVPTPPPTPAHPLPYRQS; translated from the exons ATGCCGGCTCTGCCAGCGCTGCTGCTGTCGTACGTCTTCATCCCTCTGCTGACCGTGGCGCCCCTCCCCTTCGCCTGGGCCGACACGCCGGCCGCCCTGCGGATGG CCGCCATCCTGGATGATCAGTCTTTGTGTGGACGTGGCGAACGTCTAGCATTGGCTCTGGCACGGGAGAACGCCAACAGCCTGATGGAGGGTTCCTCCCAGTCCAGAGTGGAGGTGGACATCTACGAGCTGAAGAACGACTCCCAGTACACCACTACCGACACCA TGTGTCAGATTCTACCAAAGGGTGTGGTCTCTGTGATTGGCCCCGCCTCCAGCCCCGCCTCCagctcagctgtcagtcacatCTGTGGGGAGAAGGAG ATCCCTCACGTGAAGATCGGTCCAGAAGAGACGCCCAAGCTGCCGTATCTCCGCTTCGCCTCGGTGACGCTGCACCCGAGCAACGAGGACCTGAGCCTGGCCATCGGCTCCATCCTGCGCTCCTTCGGTTACCCGACCACCAGCATCATATGCGCCAAAGCCGAGT GCTTGTTGCGATTGGAGGAGCTGGTCCAGAGCTTCCTGATCTCCAGGGAGACGCTGTCGGTGCGGATGCTGGATGACAGTTTGGACCCGACGCCTCTGCTGAAGGAGATCCGTGATGACAAGGTGGCGACCATCATCATCGACGCCAACGCCTCCGTCTCCTACCGCATCCTCAAGAAG gccAACGAACTGGGGATGATGTCAGCGTTCTACAAATACATTCTCACCACGATG gactTCCCTCTGCTCTGGTTGGACAACGTGGTGGGAGACCAGTCCAACGTTCTAGGTTTCTCCATGCTGAacagcagccatgttttctACCTGGACTTCATCAGGAGCCTCAACCTGTCCTGGAGGGAAGGCTGCAGGATCAATCCGTACCCAGGACCCGCG TTATCATCGGCGCTGATGTTTGACGCGGTCCACGTGGTGGTGAACGCCGTGAGACAGCTGAACCGCAGTCAGGAGATCGGCGTGAAGCCGCTGAGCTGCACGTCTCCTCTGATCTGGCAGCACGGAACCAGCCTGATGAACTACCTGCGCAtg GTGGAGCACGACGGTCTGACAGGACACATCGAGTTcaacagcagaggtcagaggaccAACTACACCCTCAGAATCCTGGAGAGACACCCGGGGGGCCACAAAGAG ATTGGTACCTGGTTCTCCAATAACACATTAGTCATGAACTCCACGTCTCTGGACCTGAACGCTTCAGAAACGCTAGCTAACAAGACGCTAACTGTCACAACAATATTG gAAAACCCATATGTGATGCGCAAGTCCAACCACCAGGACTTTCAGGGCAACGACCAGTACGAGGGCTTCTGTGTGGACATGCTGCGGGAGCTCGCTGACATCCTGAAGTTCTCCTTTAAGATCAAGCTGGTGGATGATGGTCTGTATGGGGCGCCAGAGCCCAACGGCAGCTGGACCGGCATGGTGGGCGAGCTCATCAACCGG aaAGCTGACCTGGCCGTGGCCGGCTTCACCATCACgtcggagagagagaaggtgatCGATTTCTCCAAACCCTTCATGAACCTGGGCATCAGCATCCTGTACCGAGTTCACCTG GGCCGTAAACCTGGGTACTTCTCCTTCCTGGACCCGTTCTCCCCGGCAGTGTGGCTCTTCATGCTCTTGGCGTATCTCGCCGTCAGCTGCGTTCTCTTCCTCGCCGCCAG GCTCAGCCCCTACGAGTGGTACAACCCCCACCCGTGTCTGCGGGAACGTCGGGACATCCTGGAGAACCAGTACACACTGGGAAACAGCCTCTGGTTCCCTGTTGGGGGGTTCATgcagcaggggtcagaggtcatgccCCGGGCCCTGTCTACTCGCTGCGTCAGCGGCGTCTG GTGGGCCTTCACTCTCATCATCATCTCGTCCTACACGGCGAACCTGGCGGCGTTCCTGACGGTCCAGAGGATGGAGGCTCCCATCGAGTCCCCGGACGACCTGGCTGACCAGACCAACATCCAGTACGGGACCATCCACGGGGGCTCCACCATGACCTTCTTCATG AACTCCCGGTACCAGACGTACCAGCGCATGTGGAACTACATGTACTCGAAGCAGCCCAGCGTGTTTGTGAAGAGCACGGAGGAGGGCATCGCCCGCGTCCTCAACTCCAGATACGCCTTCCTGATGGAGAGCACCATGAACGAGTACTACCGCAGCCTCAACTGCAACCTGACGCAGATCGGAGGCCTTCTGGACACCAAGGGCTACGGTATCGGGATGCCTCTGG GCTCGCCGTTCCGAGACGAGATCACGCTGGGCAtcttgcagctgcaggagagcaacAGGCTGGAGATCCTGAAGCGCCGATGGTGGGAGGGAGGGCAGTGTCTCCGAGAGGAGGACCACCGAGCCAAAG GTCTCGGGATGGAGAACATCGGGGGGATCTTTGTGGTCCTGATCTGTGGTCTCATCATCGCCGTGTTTGTGGCCATCATGGAGTTTGTGTGGTCGACGCGGCGCTCTGCAGAGACCGATGAG gtgtctgtctgtcaggagaTGTTGTCGGAGTTCCGAAACGCCGTTTGCTGTAAGAAAAGTTCCCGTTctcggcggcggcgtcctctGACCGGCGCCGGTGTTGGAGTCCTGCGTCACCCTTCCCGCCTGGCTCTGGCGGCCCCTCGCCCGATCCGGCTGGTGCGCGACATGCGCTTCAGTAACGGTAAACTGTACGGCGGTGCCGGCCGCCTGAGCGGCACTCCTCGAGGGGTGGGAGGGGCCGATCTGGGCCCAGGGCcacagaagctcctggaggaacCCATGTGTGTAAACGCCACCGGAAGTGCGCTGACTCCGCCCCTGCCCACACTGGTGGCTCCGCCCATGCTGCCCCGGGGCttcctgcagggctgcagccacGTGCGGATTTGTCAGGAGTGTCGGAGAATCCAAAACCTGCGACCCACTGCGCtaactccccccccacctccccctccttcctcttcctcctccacctcctcctgttcccGGGTCCCCGCGTCGGCCACACACACCGCCGCCACGgcctgcaccaccaccaccccaccatcGCGGCTCCATGTCCCTACCCCGCCTCCCACCCCCGCCCACCCCCTCCCCTACAGACAGAGCTGA
- the LOC130518433 gene encoding LOW QUALITY PROTEIN: carcinoembryonic antigen-related cell adhesion molecule 5-like (The sequence of the model RefSeq protein was modified relative to this genomic sequence to represent the inferred CDS: inserted 1 base in 1 codon): MDLSHSLLVLLSFLGFYAAQEILPEGPVDVVLGKNVTLRTLLVKPEYMFIVWTYNDGADQVHVVTLSETGLKVNAPYEGRVSVDPDTGSLFLAAAKGKDSGDYGISIISKDGGTKTAEIKLRVLEPVSDVTIKSNLAEAMEHNSTVVLSCSAKGSFLKFTWTNRTKPLIPDGKRITLKEEELSSVITITGVLRWDLQGPISCEAANKLESDSSAPFNLTVYYGPEMVAIAPPTPPQFIKAGSDFNLSCSAESSPAATFQWFHNQQLMKNSGPTLTLMKIQELGFGAEAGQFSCVASNDKTKRAVTSAAVSFAVMGAITGVNVSGPTAVLLAGNSSANLSCEADAGEVLTVTWKKDGQALTTGGRVVFAKDMRSVMIEPVQKEDNGEYTCQLSNPVSNEMASYKMVVNYGPEEPKVSGEKAVEINDKVTLTCSAPSMPPANFTWRFNGTVTDVTTATYVIDKAVYKNTGTYTCEAHNAVTGRTGQVTHSLSVKEEGSLGGLSDGAIAGIVIAVLVAVGAAIXLFLYCRQKVPVESPY; encoded by the exons ATGGATCTGTCCCACTCTCTGCTggttcttctctcttttctcg GATTCTATGCGGCTCAGGAAATCCTGCCGGAGGGTCCAGTGGACGTGGTTCTGGGCAAAAACGTGACTCTGCGGACGCTTCTCGTTAAGCCTGAATACATGTTTATAGTTTGGACCTATAACGACGGGGCCGATCAGGTGCACGTCGTCACGCTGTCTGAGACCGGACTGAAGGTAAACGCTCCGTACGAGGGCCGGGTGTCCGTGGACCCCGACACCGGCAGCCTGTTCCTGGCGGCGGCCAAGGGCAAGGACAGCGGCGACTACGgcatctccatcatctctaAAGATGGAGGGACGAAAACCGCCGAAATCAAGCTGCGGGTGCTGG aaccTGTTTCTGATGTGACCATCAAGTCCAACCTGGCCGAGGCCATGGAACACAACAGCACCGTGGTTCTAAGCTGCTCCGCCAAAGGCTCCTTCCTCAAGTTCACCTGGACCAACAGAACCAAGCCGCTCATCCCCGATGGTAAAAGGATAACACTGAAAGAG GAGGAACTGTCCAGTGTCATCACCATCACAGGTGTCCTCAGGTGGGATCTGCAGGGCCCAATCAGCTGTGAGGCTGCCAACAAACTGGAGTCGGATAGCTCCGCCCCCTTCAACCTCACCGTctact ATGGACCCGAGATGGTCGCCATAGCTCCGCCCACTCCTCCCCAGTTCATCAAAGCCGGTTCTGACTTCAACCTGTCGTGTTCGGCGGAGTCCAGCCCGGCCGCCACCTTCCAGTGGTTccacaaccagcagctgatgaagaactCTGGTCCCACGCTGACGCTGATGAAGATCCAGGAACTCGGGTTTGGGGCTGAAGCCGGACAGTTCTCGTGCGTCGCCAGCAACGACAAAACCAAGCGCGCCGTCACCTCCGCCGCCGTCAGCTTCGCTGTGATGG GCGCCATCACAGGTGTGAACGTCAGCGGACCGACCGCCGTCCTCCTCGCCGGCAACAGCAGCGCCAACCTCAGCTGCGAGGCGGACGCCGGCGAGGTCCTGACCGTGACCTGGAAGAAAGACGGCCAGGCTCTGACCACTGGCGGCCGCGTGGTCTTCGCCAAAGACATGAGGTCCGTCATGATTGAGCCGGTGCAGAAAGAGGACAACGGCGAGTACACGTGTCAGCTGAGCAACCCGGTCAGCAACGAGATGGCCTCCTACAAGATGGTGGTCAACT ACGGTCCCGAAGAACCGAAGGTGAGCGGCGAGAAAGCCGTAGAGATCAACGACAAAGTGACGCTCACATGCTCCGCCCCCTCAATGCCACCTGCCAACTTCACCTGGAGGTTCAACGGAACCGTGACCGACGTCACAACAGCCACATACGTCATCGACAAGGCGGTCTACAAAAACACGGGGACGTACACCTGCGAGGCGCACAACGCCGTCACGGGCAGGACGGGCCAGGTCACGCACAGCCTGTCCGTCAAAG AGGAGGGGTCTCTGGGCGGCCTCTCGGACGGCGCCATCGCTGGGATCGTCATCGCTGTTCTGGTCGCAGTCGGCGCCGCCA GCTTGTTCTTGTACTGCAGACAGAAAGTACC gGTGGAGTCGCCGTACTAA
- the LOC130518454 gene encoding zinc finger protein 184-like, with product MSKIQSMRDFVNQRLTAAAEEIFGMFERTIREYEDELRRQRELLDAVLKPQVRGDRTGVDEPTVGTEVRPEQQDLSTTRGRGEHLALPHIKEEQDDLLTKGDEDTIGFTFCSVPVRDDEEDGDKPQPTQLQQTDHDRDRKRLNTEPGREDCGPGPAARPSGPAGCYVWEVQNTEPVQKDEEPVSDEDCSVGRAAYISSQCPTGSVQICSGPQTAVKPFSCSVCGNRFTQYKYLKNHMRLHTDGKSLSCSVCKKTFLWKTVLDAHMRIHTGEKPYSCSVCGARFTHGSNLASHLKTHSGVKPYTCGVCKMSFSRRHHLSRHAKIHTGEKPFSCYFCGKTFRERAYLTRHVSGHTAEGV from the exons ATGTCTAAAATCCAAAGTATGAGGGACTTTGTCAACCAGCGACTAACGGCAGCGGCCGAAGAAATATTTGGGATGTTTGAAAGAACGATACGTGAATATGAGGACGAACTTCGTCGACAAAGAGAACTTCTGGACGCTGTCCTCAAGCCTCAGGTCCGGGGAGACAGAACAG GGGTGGATGAGCCGACGGTGGGGACAGAAGTGCGCCCAGAGCAGCAGGACCTGAGCACCACTCGGGGGCGTGGAGAACATCTGGCGCttccacacatcaaagaggAACAGGATGACCTCCTAACAAAGGGGGACGAAGACACGATCGGGTTTACGTTCTGCTCTGTCCCGGTGAGGGACGACGAGGAGGACGGAGACAAACCTCAACCCACGCAGCTCCAGCAGACGGACCACGACAGAGACCGGAAGCGTCTAAACACAGAACCTGGCAGAGAGGACTGTGGACCCGGTCCAGCCGCTCGCCCCTCTGGACCCGCTGGCTGTTACGTCTGGGAGGTGCAGAACACAGAACCTGTGCAGAAGGACGAAGAACCCGTCAGCGATGAGGACTGCAGCGTAGGACGGGCGGCCTACATCTCCTCTCAATGTCCCACTGGTTCCGTGCAGATTTGCAGCGGACCCCAAACGGCGGTGAAACCGTTCAGTTGCTCCGTCTGTGGGAACCGATTCACCCAGTACAAGTATTTAAAGAACCACATGAGACTCCACACGGACGGGAAGAGCTTGAGCTGCTCGGTGTGCAAGAAAACCTTCCTGTGGAAGACGGTTCTGGACGCGCACATGAGGATCCACACGGGAGAGAAGCCCTACAGCTGCTCCGTGTGCGGCGCCAGGTTCACCCACGGCTCCAACCTGGCCTCGCACCTGAAGACCCATTCGGGGGTCAAACCCTACACCTGCGGCGTCTGCAAGATGAGCTTCAGCCGGCGGCACCACCTGTCCCGGCACGCGAAGATCCACACCGGAGAGAAACCCTTCAGCTGTTACTTCTGTGGGAAAACCTTCAGGGAGCGGGCTTACCTGACCCGACACGTCAGCGGTCACACGGCAGAAGGCGTGTGA
- the LOC130518461 gene encoding zinc finger and SCAN domain-containing protein 23-like — MSKIEMLRLLINQRLTAAAEEIFRVFGKTIALYEEEISRSRQEIDRQRRLLDLSRTPQICIQAAAAAPGEHQDSSSSLDQDIKEEEAEPSEQESTWEEGWATPPPCITVKTTEEVDDSVPDLELAILAQQTQLDLEEKLSEDLDPRQSGPAGEQVPRCQVLDSYRCTVCGRVLAQRAQWAKHMQSHRKDAKKVDRSYTCDVCGKRLTRFDGYRKHLRVHTGEKPYSCHQCGRRFSDNSNFKRHVRTHVGQKPQQR, encoded by the exons ATGTCAAAAATCGAAATGCTCCGGCTGCTGATCAACCAGCGACTGACCGCAGCGGCCGAGGAGATCTTCCGCGTGTTTGGGAAAACTATCGCCCTGTACGAGGAGGAGATCTCCCGCTCCAGGCAGGAGATCGACCGCCAGCGCCGGCTGCTCGACCTGTCCAGGACTCCGCAGATCTgcatccaggctgctgctgcag CTCCAGGTGAGCACCaggactccagctccagtttgGATCAGGacatcaaagaggaggaggcggagccttcTGAGCAGGAGTCCACCTGGGAGGAGGGCTGGGCCACGCCCCCTCCGTGCATTACTgtaaaaaccacagaagaagtcGACGACTCGGTGCCCGATCTGGAACTGGCAATCTTGGCCCAGCAGACCCAGTTGGACCTGGAAGAAAAATTGAGTGAGGATTTGGATCCGAGGCAGAGCGGCCCTGCTGGGGAACAGGTCCCACGCTGCCAGGTTCTGGACTCATACCGCTGCACCGTCTGTGGTCGGGTGCTTGCTCAGCGTGCTCAGTGGGCCAAACACATGCAGAGCCACCGGAAAGATGCCAAGAAGGTCGACAGATCGTACACGTGCGACGTGTGCGGGAAGAGACTGACGCGATTTGACGGTTACCGGAAACACCTGAGGGTCCACACGGGCGAAAAGCCTTACTCCTGCCACCAGTGTGGGCGCCGCTTCAGCGACAACTCCAACTTCAAGCGACACGTTCGGACGCACGTGGGACAGAAGCCCCAGCAGAGGTGA